A genomic window from Pyxicephalus adspersus chromosome 2, UCB_Pads_2.0, whole genome shotgun sequence includes:
- the LOC140322417 gene encoding LOW QUALITY PROTEIN: PC-esterase domain-containing protein 1A-like (The sequence of the model RefSeq protein was modified relative to this genomic sequence to represent the inferred CDS: substituted 2 bases at 2 genomic stop codons), whose protein sequence is MKLLSSTDVQRLLRNKYVAVLGDSIQGSVNKDLVKILQNDEFWTERQLKRHVGVSLREMHNAIIYCQVRHYRTDHQLVRFYFLTPVSSEYIESMLANFQHEHQSDVVITNSCIXDVIRYHEQSLQMYKTNLDHLFIRLIEMLSPKCLVICNMSMSVGFKAGEVLEYPNPNVRWDIIEGNLHQLDVIDLHFHLRFKLRSRVKDVTHSNQLAHWKYTCILMAHIDXAWGVQQEQQEEEAVGSETERGQHW, encoded by the coding sequence atgaagttattgagctcaacAGATGTCCAGAGACTTCTCcgcaacaagtatgtggccgtcctgggagactccattcaaggatctgtcaacaaggatcttgtgaaaatactgcagaatgatgagttttggaCTGAGAGGCAGCTGAAACGACACGTTGGGGTATCTCTgcgtgaaatgcacaatgccataatttactgccaagtgcgtcattacagaactgaccaccaacttgtacggttctatttcctgacccctgtttcttcggagtacatagagagcatgcTGGCCAATTTCCAACATGAACATCAGTCCGACGTTGTCATCACTAACTcttgtatataggatgttatcaggtatcatgagcaatcactgcaaatgtacaaaaccaacctggaccacctgtttattcggctcattgagatgctgagccccaaatgtctggtgatatgcaacatgtccatgtctgttggattcaaagctggtgaagtgctagagtacccaaatcctaatgtgcgctgggacatcatagaagggaatctgcaccaattggatgtgattgacttgcacttccacttacgcttcaagctgcgctccagggttaaagatgtcacccactcgaatcagctggctcattggaagtatacctgcatcctgatggctcatattgattaagcctggggcgtgcagcaggaacagcaggaagaggaggcagtgggctctgagacggagcgtggacagcattggtaa